In Nitrospira sp., one DNA window encodes the following:
- a CDS encoding DUF4359 domain-containing protein has product MSNLTLGAVVAGLLLAVWLAATNPTMDAYVQFVEARLTAEIEKMDQSGPRRDRDLIKAIFRAQGPKLVESLVRPKTTRNNWGLLSLFETNVLDQPVLVLGMAGQFIPLRGVEEATVRVGRLAF; this is encoded by the coding sequence ATGAGTAATCTGACGTTGGGGGCGGTGGTCGCCGGTCTGCTGCTCGCCGTCTGGTTGGCGGCGACGAACCCGACGATGGATGCCTATGTGCAGTTCGTCGAGGCCCGTCTGACTGCCGAGATCGAGAAAATGGACCAATCCGGGCCACGCCGCGATCGCGACCTGATCAAGGCCATCTTCCGCGCGCAAGGCCCCAAACTCGTGGAAAGTCTCGTGCGGCCGAAGACGACGCGGAATAACTGGGGATTGTTGAGCCTTTTTGAAACCAACGTGCTCGATCAACCGGTGTTGGTGCTGGGGATGGCTGGTCAATTTATCCCGTTGCGCGGGGTGGAGGAGGCGACCGTGAGGGTCGGCCGGCTCGCGTTTTAA
- the fdhF gene encoding formate dehydrogenase subunit alpha, translated as MMKLEINGRSIEASPGDTIFVAAKKAGIAIPALCTSDHLAPFGSCRLCLCEVEGQNGTPASCTTPVRDGMVVYTDSERVRRVRKHLVELYLSEQPTVDRVPEALQRLAQSLGLTHVRYPQPAGRAPVADRSNPFFVFDNAVCISCARCVRACDEIQGTYALTMLYRGFASRPTAGAAAVAGEVSGFASSNCVSCGACVKECPTGALTEKSVIEEGTPTQTVRTTCAYCGVGCSFEAGVRDDRVVRMVPADDGPSNHGHACMKGRFGWTYNYAPDRLRVPLLRQGDKWVDISWSAALDRIAEEWTRIKATHGPDALATISSSRGTNEENYLFGKFMRCVIGTNHIDNCARVCHSATVTGMMDTLGASAATNSIRDLDLAKLILVVGANPTESHPVLGARIKQAARRGIPLIVIDPRRTELARLADLHLQLHPGTNVALLNGMGHVIAREQLADAAFVRERTEGFAEWLKVVEDCTLALTSTLTGVPPHLIAQAARMYAKSGGSMAVHGLGMTEHRWGSHGVMALVNLALATGNIGRPGTGINPLRGQNNVQGASDVGCLPTFFAGYQPLTDSTLGAAHLAVTGRPLPTARGMKTPDMWDAALAGRLKTLWIIGYDVAQTDPNLKKVHSALKNLDFLIVQDLFLSETAKLAHLVIPGASFLEKDGTFTNLERRIQRIRKAVEPPTGVLPDWQVVCEVSARMGYPMQYSHPSAIMDEIAQLTPLFAGVSYDRLDRPDALQWPVPSKDHPGTPLMHEASFPKGKAQFVPVEHLPPGEVASDTYPLVLVTGRILQHYNCGAQTRRTDIMQVVDTDVLEIHAGDAARLDLRDGDLVRLISARGEARLPVLVSERVQPGELFTSFHFPDTDLNVLLSSSADESSKCPEYKVSTVRLEKVTPTPVPTPSMHVMLIT; from the coding sequence ATGATGAAGCTGGAAATTAACGGGCGATCGATCGAGGCCTCGCCGGGCGACACGATTTTCGTCGCAGCCAAGAAGGCCGGGATTGCCATTCCGGCACTCTGCACATCGGACCATCTCGCGCCGTTTGGCTCCTGTCGCCTCTGTCTGTGCGAGGTCGAGGGCCAGAATGGTACACCGGCTTCCTGCACGACGCCGGTTCGCGACGGCATGGTGGTCTATACAGACAGCGAGCGCGTGCGGCGCGTCAGAAAACATCTCGTGGAGCTGTATCTCTCCGAGCAGCCGACAGTGGATCGCGTGCCTGAAGCATTACAGCGGTTGGCTCAGTCGTTGGGATTGACCCACGTCCGCTATCCACAGCCTGCTGGTCGGGCACCTGTCGCCGATCGATCCAACCCGTTTTTTGTGTTCGACAATGCTGTCTGTATTTCCTGCGCCCGCTGCGTCCGTGCCTGCGATGAAATTCAAGGCACCTATGCGCTGACGATGCTGTATCGCGGTTTTGCAAGCAGGCCGACGGCGGGAGCGGCGGCGGTGGCCGGAGAAGTCTCAGGGTTTGCCTCTTCAAACTGTGTCTCTTGCGGGGCCTGCGTGAAGGAATGCCCGACCGGGGCTCTGACCGAAAAATCGGTGATCGAGGAAGGGACGCCAACACAGACTGTGCGTACCACCTGCGCCTATTGCGGAGTCGGTTGCAGTTTCGAAGCGGGTGTACGAGACGATCGGGTGGTCCGGATGGTGCCGGCCGACGATGGCCCTTCGAATCATGGTCATGCCTGTATGAAAGGTCGATTCGGCTGGACCTACAACTATGCGCCGGACCGGCTCCGCGTGCCCTTGCTCCGACAGGGTGACAAGTGGGTGGATATCTCCTGGTCCGCCGCCCTCGACCGGATCGCCGAGGAATGGACCCGTATCAAAGCGACCCATGGTCCGGACGCGCTCGCGACGATTTCTTCCAGCCGCGGCACGAACGAAGAAAATTACCTGTTCGGCAAGTTCATGCGCTGCGTGATCGGTACCAATCATATCGACAACTGTGCGCGGGTCTGCCACAGCGCGACCGTGACCGGGATGATGGACACACTCGGCGCCTCGGCGGCGACCAATTCCATTCGCGATCTCGATCTGGCGAAGCTGATCCTCGTGGTCGGCGCCAACCCCACCGAATCCCATCCGGTGCTGGGCGCGCGGATCAAACAGGCCGCGCGCCGCGGCATCCCGCTGATCGTGATTGATCCTCGTCGAACAGAACTGGCGCGTTTGGCTGATCTGCATCTGCAGCTGCATCCCGGCACCAACGTGGCCCTGTTGAACGGCATGGGGCATGTGATCGCCAGGGAGCAGCTCGCCGATGCGGCGTTCGTGCGCGAGCGGACGGAAGGATTTGCGGAATGGCTGAAGGTGGTAGAGGACTGTACCCTTGCGCTCACATCAACACTGACTGGCGTGCCGCCTCATCTCATTGCCCAAGCGGCGCGTATGTATGCGAAGAGCGGGGGCTCGATGGCCGTGCATGGGCTGGGCATGACGGAACATCGCTGGGGCAGTCACGGCGTCATGGCGCTGGTGAACCTGGCGCTGGCCACCGGCAACATCGGCAGACCCGGCACCGGGATCAATCCGTTGCGCGGCCAAAACAACGTGCAGGGCGCGTCGGATGTCGGCTGTCTGCCCACGTTTTTTGCGGGTTATCAACCACTGACCGATTCGACGCTCGGTGCCGCGCATCTTGCCGTTACAGGCCGCCCCTTGCCGACGGCACGGGGCATGAAGACGCCGGATATGTGGGACGCGGCGCTGGCAGGCCGTCTCAAGACGCTGTGGATCATCGGGTATGACGTGGCCCAAACTGATCCCAATCTGAAGAAAGTACATTCGGCGCTGAAGAATCTCGACTTCCTTATCGTGCAGGATCTGTTTCTCAGCGAGACGGCGAAGCTGGCGCATCTCGTCATCCCCGGCGCCTCGTTCCTGGAAAAAGACGGCACATTCACCAACCTCGAACGTCGCATCCAGCGCATCAGAAAGGCGGTGGAGCCGCCGACTGGTGTGCTGCCGGACTGGCAGGTGGTCTGCGAGGTGTCCGCGCGTATGGGGTACCCGATGCAGTATTCCCATCCCTCGGCGATCATGGATGAGATTGCGCAATTGACGCCGCTGTTCGCCGGGGTGTCCTACGATCGGCTCGATCGGCCGGACGCACTGCAATGGCCCGTACCGTCGAAAGATCATCCAGGCACCCCGCTCATGCACGAAGCGTCGTTCCCAAAGGGGAAGGCGCAGTTCGTTCCCGTTGAACATTTGCCGCCGGGAGAAGTTGCGAGCGATACTTATCCGCTGGTGTTGGTGACCGGAAGAATTCTGCAACACTACAACTGCGGTGCGCAGACCAGGCGAACCGACATCATGCAGGTGGTCGATACCGATGTCTTGGAAATTCATGCGGGCGACGCGGCCAGATTGGACCTGCGCGACGGCGACCTAGTCCGGCTGATCAGCGCACGTGGGGAAGCGCGATTGCCGGTTCTGGTGAGCGAGCGTGTCCAGCCTGGAGAGCTGTTCACGAGTTTCCACTTTCCCGACACGGACCTGAATGTGCTGCTGTCCTCCAGCGCTGATGAAAGTTCCAAATGCCCGGAGTATAAGGTGTCGACGGTGAGGCTGGAGAAAGTGACGCCGACTCCCGTGCCCACTCCTTCCATGCATGTGATGTTGATCACATGA
- a CDS encoding SLBB domain-containing protein, which yields MATRLYLSNDTSARAAGAAALAEAWADRSDIQLIRTSSRGAFFLEPMVERDGADGRIAWFNVSPQDLPAILSGKGGTPVQTIPFLARQTRWTFANFGETEPLALDEYQARGGLSGLEAAFRLTPDAIIEELRVSQLRGRGGAAFPVWNKWKVAQQAKGERKYVVANADEGDAGTYCDRMILEGDPFRLLEGMLICARAIGAGRGYVYCRQEYPAAAATLRAAIHKADEAELLELDGEPFPIEVVEGAGSYVCGEETALLESLEGKRGVVRARPPYPAQSGLYGCPTIVSNVLTFATIPHILSRGGAWHASLGTEQSRGTIALQLGGRVKHPGLVEVPFGLSLRQVLEEFGGGMAPGSRFKAVQVGGPLGSLFPATGLDLPICYDAFAKAGAVLGHGGIVVYDHETDMVDLARHFMAFTADESCGKCTPCRIGSVRGREILERIQAGSGTMDDLRLLDDLGETMKLASLCALGGRAPYPVLTAIEHFPAEFRNKLSAVHRQS from the coding sequence ATGGCCACCAGGCTCTACCTTTCCAACGACACTTCAGCGCGTGCGGCCGGTGCTGCTGCCCTGGCCGAGGCCTGGGCTGACCGTTCCGATATCCAGCTTATTCGCACGTCCTCCCGCGGCGCCTTTTTCCTTGAACCAATGGTGGAGCGTGACGGTGCGGATGGCCGGATCGCCTGGTTCAATGTTTCTCCTCAGGACTTGCCCGCTATTTTGTCCGGCAAGGGTGGGACACCGGTACAGACTATTCCCTTCCTGGCGCGCCAGACGCGGTGGACCTTTGCCAATTTCGGCGAGACGGAACCCCTGGCCTTGGATGAATATCAGGCCCGCGGCGGATTGTCCGGGCTGGAGGCGGCGTTTCGGCTGACTCCCGATGCCATCATCGAAGAACTTCGAGTCTCGCAGTTGCGTGGCCGCGGCGGCGCGGCCTTCCCTGTGTGGAACAAATGGAAGGTCGCCCAGCAAGCGAAGGGCGAGCGGAAATATGTCGTCGCCAATGCCGACGAAGGCGACGCCGGCACCTACTGCGACCGAATGATCCTGGAGGGTGATCCGTTCCGCTTGTTGGAAGGAATGCTGATCTGCGCCAGAGCCATCGGGGCCGGTCGTGGCTACGTCTATTGCCGGCAGGAATACCCTGCCGCGGCTGCCACGTTGCGCGCGGCGATTCACAAAGCTGATGAAGCGGAACTGTTGGAGTTGGATGGAGAGCCGTTTCCGATCGAAGTCGTGGAGGGAGCCGGTTCCTATGTCTGCGGCGAAGAGACGGCCCTGCTCGAATCGCTGGAAGGGAAGCGCGGTGTGGTGCGGGCCAGGCCGCCATACCCTGCACAATCCGGGTTGTACGGCTGTCCCACCATCGTCAGTAATGTCCTGACCTTCGCGACAATTCCACATATCCTGTCGCGTGGCGGCGCCTGGCACGCATCGCTCGGCACGGAGCAATCACGTGGCACCATTGCCTTGCAGTTGGGCGGGCGCGTGAAACATCCGGGATTGGTGGAGGTGCCGTTTGGCCTGAGCCTGCGGCAGGTGTTGGAAGAATTCGGAGGGGGGATGGCGCCAGGTTCGCGATTCAAGGCGGTTCAGGTCGGCGGGCCGCTCGGCAGTTTGTTTCCCGCAACCGGACTGGACCTGCCGATTTGCTATGACGCCTTTGCCAAGGCCGGCGCGGTCCTGGGGCATGGCGGCATTGTGGTCTATGACCATGAGACCGACATGGTGGATCTCGCTCGACACTTCATGGCATTCACCGCCGACGAGTCCTGCGGCAAATGCACGCCTTGCCGCATCGGGTCGGTGCGTGGGCGAGAAATTCTCGAACGAATCCAGGCGGGCAGTGGCACGATGGATGACCTGAGGCTGCTGGACGATCTAGGCGAAACCATGAAGCTCGCCAGTCTCTGCGCCCTGGGCGGGCGGGCGCCGTATCCGGTGCTCACCGCCATCGAACATTTTCCCGCGGAATTTAGAAATAAGCTGTCAGCGGTCCACCGTCAGTCATGA
- a CDS encoding MFS transporter, translating into MNQSSIRALLTQRLGMMLPLGFASGLPLALTGATLQAWLTEAGLDLTTIGLFAYVGLPYTLKFLWAPVMDRLVPPWLGRRRGWMIVTQTSLAFALALMALIGPSSGAQIFAVLALGVAFLSASQDIVFDAYRTDVLKPEERGLGAATWVMGYRIAMIASGSLALIVASRMGWSVAYLCMAGLMALGVITILMSPEPEEAQIAPKSMAEAVWGPLTEFLSRPMAVALLGLIVLYKLGDAFAGALTTSFLLRGMQFSSEDIGVVRAFGIGATILGAFIGGALLPRMGLFRALFLFGVLQALSNLSFLWLAWVGKSYPVMALAVGIENLTGGMGTAAFVALVMSLCNHRYTATQFALLSSVEALGRVFLGWPAAKLVGLAGWGPFFFVTFLAALPGLWLLWYLRKPVADHAEMNLGKNEIEASCS; encoded by the coding sequence ATGAACCAGTCGTCCATTCGCGCGCTCCTCACCCAACGCCTCGGCATGATGCTACCGCTGGGCTTTGCCTCCGGCCTCCCGCTGGCCCTGACCGGAGCGACATTACAAGCGTGGCTGACGGAGGCGGGGTTGGACCTGACGACCATCGGGTTGTTTGCCTATGTCGGACTTCCCTACACCCTGAAGTTTCTCTGGGCGCCGGTGATGGATCGTCTCGTGCCGCCGTGGCTAGGGCGCCGTCGGGGGTGGATGATCGTGACGCAGACCAGCCTGGCCTTTGCGTTGGCGCTTATGGCTCTTATTGGGCCCTCCAGCGGAGCGCAGATTTTCGCGGTCTTGGCGCTAGGTGTCGCGTTTCTGTCCGCCTCACAAGACATTGTGTTTGACGCCTACCGAACGGATGTCTTGAAACCGGAGGAGCGAGGATTGGGCGCTGCCACTTGGGTAATGGGCTATCGGATCGCCATGATCGCATCCGGGTCGTTGGCGTTGATCGTGGCTTCGCGCATGGGCTGGTCGGTGGCCTATTTGTGCATGGCCGGATTGATGGCGTTGGGCGTCATCACTATTCTGATGAGCCCTGAGCCGGAAGAGGCGCAGATCGCGCCGAAGTCAATGGCCGAGGCGGTGTGGGGGCCGCTGACGGAATTTCTTTCGCGCCCGATGGCGGTGGCCTTGCTGGGGTTGATCGTCCTCTACAAGCTCGGGGATGCGTTTGCGGGGGCGCTGACGACGTCGTTCCTCCTGCGAGGAATGCAATTTTCATCGGAAGACATTGGGGTGGTGCGCGCCTTCGGGATCGGTGCGACCATTTTGGGGGCATTCATTGGCGGCGCGCTGTTGCCCCGCATGGGACTGTTTCGGGCCTTGTTTCTGTTTGGGGTGCTGCAGGCCCTGTCGAACCTGTCCTTCTTATGGCTGGCCTGGGTGGGGAAGAGTTACCCCGTCATGGCGCTGGCGGTCGGTATCGAAAATCTCACCGGCGGCATGGGCACCGCGGCGTTTGTGGCCCTGGTCATGTCGCTGTGCAACCATCGGTACACGGCGACGCAGTTTGCGCTGCTCTCCTCGGTGGAAGCATTGGGGCGCGTATTCCTCGGTTGGCCGGCGGCGAAACTGGTGGGGCTGGCCGGCTGGGGACCCTTTTTCTTTGTGACCTTTCTGGCGGCATTGCCGGGCCTCTGGCTCTTGTGGTACCTCCGGAAGCCGGTGGCCGATCATGCCGAGATGAACCTGGGGAAGAACGAAATCGAGGCCTCCTGCTCGTAG
- a CDS encoding vitamin B12-dependent ribonucleotide reductase, whose translation MRIERRFTKRGQSPYEGLAFVKRSSEIRNPDGSTVFKLEHIDIPEHWTQLAIDILAQKYFRKAGVPQVHEDGTPVVDAAGKPVLGGERDARQVFERLAGCWTFWGKNHGYFKTPEDATAFHDEMCYMLAYQMAAPNSPQWFNTGLHYAYGLSGPAQGHFYVDPTVGEVVRATNAFEHPQPHACFIQSIEDDLVNENGIMDLWVREARLFKYGSGTGTNFSRLRGDGESLSGGGRSSGLMSFLKIGDRAAGAIKSGGTTRRAAKMVCLDLDHPDIEEFIDWKVVEEQKVAAMVTGSKICAQRLNAVLKACQASDAQGGAQLELDMKKNQGLREAVTAARRDMVPEAYIHRMFDYAKQGYTHFAFHEYDTNWDGKAYQTVSGQNSNNSVRIPNGFFEALEQDGDWELRRRIDGKVSKTLKARDLWDKIAWAAWICADPGTQYDTTINEWHTCPEDGRINASNPCSEYMFLDDTACNLASLNLAKFFNEEGEFDLESFRHAVRLWTVALEISVLMASFPSRAIAQKSYDYRTLGLGYANLGTILMKQSIPYDSPKATAICGAITAIMTGESYATSAEMAAEIGPFPHYNRNRESMLRVIRNHRRAAYSAPQAEYEQLTILPAPIQPEHCPPAMLLAARRAWDRALELGTAYGFRNAQVTVIAPTGTIGLVMDCDTTGIEPDFALVKFKKLAGGGYFKIINQSLPPALQALGYTEAQIRDIVAYCAGHQTLKGAPYINHEVLRQKGFDEAALERLEGSLAQAFEIQFAFNKYTLGEEFCRQNLGINEAQLADPTFNMLKSLGFTQEDVSAANDYCCGTMTVEGAPHLKVEHLPIFDCANRCGRIGQRFIPVDAHIRMMAAAQPFISGAISKTINMPSDATLEDVKAAYLFAWKSMVKAVALYRDGSKLSQPLNASSDSGKGAEAAPSVAQVAEKVAERVLVRYLHKRRSLPARRGGYTQKAIIGGHKLYLRTGEYEDGTLGEIFLDMHKEGAAFRSLMNNFAIAISLGLQHGVPLEEFVEAFVFTRFEPNGPVKLNDRIKMATSIIDYIFRELAITYLERKDLAQVQEDDLRMDSMKKDDQDPECDDEEVDMTALKKASILTEHLPVRRNGMNGGNGHSQRAGNGSVAHKLELKRETLTVTSVRQEAREKGYEGDPCQNCKQFTLVRNGTCLKCMTCGETSGCS comes from the coding sequence GTGAGAATTGAACGAAGATTCACCAAGCGTGGACAAAGCCCCTATGAGGGTCTTGCGTTCGTCAAGCGTTCCTCGGAGATCCGGAATCCCGACGGATCGACCGTGTTCAAGTTGGAGCATATCGATATCCCGGAACATTGGACGCAATTGGCGATCGACATCCTGGCGCAAAAGTATTTCCGGAAGGCCGGGGTGCCGCAAGTGCATGAGGACGGCACGCCGGTCGTGGATGCCGCCGGCAAACCCGTGTTGGGCGGCGAGCGTGATGCCCGGCAGGTATTTGAACGGCTGGCCGGGTGCTGGACGTTCTGGGGCAAGAATCACGGTTATTTCAAGACACCGGAAGATGCGACCGCCTTCCACGATGAAATGTGCTACATGCTGGCCTATCAGATGGCCGCCCCCAACAGTCCGCAGTGGTTCAACACCGGGCTGCATTATGCCTACGGGCTCTCGGGGCCGGCGCAGGGCCACTTTTATGTCGATCCCACGGTAGGCGAAGTCGTGCGGGCGACGAATGCGTTCGAACATCCGCAGCCGCACGCCTGCTTCATTCAATCGATCGAGGATGATCTCGTCAACGAGAACGGCATCATGGACCTCTGGGTGCGTGAGGCACGGCTGTTCAAGTATGGATCGGGCACCGGCACCAATTTCTCGCGCCTGCGCGGCGACGGCGAATCCCTGTCGGGCGGCGGACGTTCCTCCGGCCTCATGTCGTTCCTGAAGATCGGCGATCGTGCCGCCGGGGCGATCAAATCGGGCGGGACGACCAGACGGGCGGCCAAGATGGTCTGTCTGGACCTCGACCATCCGGACATCGAAGAATTTATCGATTGGAAAGTCGTCGAAGAGCAAAAGGTGGCCGCCATGGTCACCGGCTCCAAGATTTGCGCGCAGCGGCTCAATGCCGTGCTGAAGGCCTGCCAGGCGTCGGATGCGCAGGGCGGGGCGCAGCTCGAACTGGACATGAAAAAGAACCAAGGACTGCGCGAGGCCGTGACAGCAGCCCGGCGCGACATGGTGCCCGAAGCCTACATCCACCGCATGTTCGATTATGCGAAGCAGGGCTACACCCACTTTGCGTTCCACGAATACGACACCAATTGGGACGGCAAGGCGTACCAGACCGTGTCGGGGCAAAACTCCAACAACAGCGTGCGCATTCCGAACGGATTTTTCGAGGCGTTGGAGCAGGACGGCGACTGGGAACTACGCCGCCGGATCGACGGCAAGGTCAGCAAGACGCTCAAGGCGCGCGACCTGTGGGACAAGATTGCTTGGGCCGCGTGGATTTGCGCCGATCCCGGCACCCAGTACGATACGACCATCAACGAGTGGCATACGTGCCCGGAAGACGGGCGGATCAACGCCTCCAACCCCTGTTCGGAATACATGTTCCTGGACGACACGGCCTGCAACCTCGCGTCGTTGAACCTGGCAAAGTTCTTCAACGAGGAAGGGGAGTTCGATCTGGAGTCGTTCCGCCATGCGGTCCGACTATGGACGGTGGCGTTGGAAATCAGCGTGCTGATGGCGTCGTTCCCCAGCCGCGCGATTGCGCAGAAGAGTTACGACTATCGGACATTGGGATTGGGTTATGCCAACCTCGGCACCATCCTCATGAAGCAGAGCATTCCCTACGATTCCCCGAAAGCGACGGCGATTTGCGGCGCGATCACGGCCATCATGACCGGCGAGTCCTATGCGACGTCGGCGGAAATGGCGGCGGAGATCGGTCCGTTTCCCCACTACAACCGCAATCGTGAGTCGATGTTGCGCGTGATCCGCAATCACCGGCGCGCAGCTTACAGCGCGCCGCAGGCGGAATATGAACAGCTCACGATTCTGCCGGCTCCGATTCAGCCGGAACATTGTCCGCCCGCCATGTTGCTGGCGGCCAGGCGGGCTTGGGATCGCGCTCTGGAACTGGGGACGGCCTACGGGTTCCGAAACGCGCAGGTCACCGTGATCGCGCCGACGGGGACCATTGGTCTGGTCATGGACTGCGATACCACCGGGATCGAGCCGGACTTTGCCTTGGTCAAGTTCAAGAAACTGGCAGGCGGCGGCTATTTCAAGATCATCAATCAGAGTCTGCCACCTGCGCTGCAGGCGCTCGGCTATACCGAAGCCCAGATCCGGGACATCGTGGCCTATTGCGCCGGGCATCAAACCCTCAAGGGTGCGCCCTACATCAACCATGAGGTGTTGCGGCAAAAGGGGTTTGACGAAGCGGCATTGGAGCGGCTGGAAGGCTCATTGGCACAGGCGTTCGAAATTCAGTTCGCGTTCAACAAATACACATTGGGCGAAGAGTTCTGCCGCCAGAACCTGGGCATCAATGAGGCGCAGCTGGCCGATCCGACGTTCAATATGCTGAAGTCGCTGGGCTTCACGCAGGAAGATGTCTCGGCGGCGAACGACTATTGCTGCGGCACGATGACGGTCGAAGGCGCGCCCCACCTCAAGGTGGAGCACCTGCCGATCTTCGATTGCGCCAACCGGTGCGGTCGGATCGGACAGCGGTTTATTCCCGTGGATGCGCATATTCGCATGATGGCCGCCGCCCAGCCCTTTATCAGCGGGGCGATCAGCAAGACCATCAACATGCCTTCCGATGCGACGCTGGAAGATGTCAAAGCGGCCTACCTCTTCGCCTGGAAGAGCATGGTCAAGGCCGTGGCGCTGTATCGGGACGGTTCGAAGTTGAGCCAGCCGTTGAACGCCTCATCCGACAGCGGGAAGGGCGCGGAGGCAGCACCCAGCGTGGCGCAGGTGGCGGAAAAGGTTGCCGAACGAGTGTTGGTGCGCTATCTCCACAAGCGCCGTTCGCTGCCGGCGAGGCGCGGCGGGTATACGCAAAAAGCCATCATCGGCGGGCACAAATTGTATCTGCGCACCGGCGAATATGAAGACGGCACGCTCGGCGAAATTTTCCTCGACATGCACAAGGAAGGCGCCGCCTTCCGCAGCTTGATGAATAACTTCGCCATCGCGATTTCGCTCGGGCTGCAGCACGGCGTGCCGCTGGAAGAGTTCGTCGAAGCCTTCGTGTTTACTCGGTTCGAGCCGAACGGGCCGGTCAAGTTGAACGATCGAATCAAGATGGCTACGTCGATCATCGACTACATCTTCCGCGAACTGGCGATTACGTACCTTGAGCGGAAGGATCTGGCGCAGGTCCAGGAAGATGATCTGCGGATGGATTCGATGAAGAAGGATGACCAAGATCCCGAATGTGACGACGAAGAAGTCGATATGACGGCGCTGAAGAAGGCTTCGATCCTCACCGAACACTTGCCCGTGCGACGCAACGGCATGAACGGTGGCAATGGCCACTCGCAAAGAGCCGGCAACGGCAGTGTTGCCCACAAATTAGAATTGAAGCGGGAGACGTTGACCGTGACCTCCGTGAGACAAGAAGCGCGGGAGAAGGGCTACGAAGGCGACCCGTGCCAGAATTGCAAACAGTTCACGCTCGTCCGCAACGGGACTTGCCTGAAATGCATGACCTGCGGCGAAACCAGCGGCTGTTCGTAG
- a CDS encoding NAD(P)H-dependent oxidoreductase subunit E translates to MKQILNQVRSEPANILKSLLALQEQFGHVPGQTVPVIAKMLGVTTAEVAGVLSYYPDLRTSAPGRHVIRVCMGESCYANGCGRVLRELQERLRADVHETTPGGRFTLDTMSCAGNCAVSPTVIIDRDLYGRVLPSQVDRILEKYT, encoded by the coding sequence ATGAAACAGATCTTGAATCAGGTGCGGAGTGAGCCCGCCAATATCTTGAAGTCGCTCCTTGCCCTGCAGGAACAATTCGGGCATGTGCCGGGCCAAACGGTGCCGGTCATCGCGAAGATGCTGGGTGTGACCACCGCGGAGGTGGCGGGTGTCCTCTCGTATTATCCGGATTTGCGGACGTCGGCGCCAGGGCGTCATGTGATCCGGGTGTGTATGGGGGAGTCCTGCTACGCCAACGGTTGCGGGCGGGTGTTGCGTGAATTGCAGGAACGACTGCGGGCCGATGTCCACGAGACGACGCCGGGCGGACGGTTTACGCTCGACACGATGTCCTGCGCCGGCAATTGTGCAGTGTCTCCCACCGTGATCATCGATCGGGACCTCTACGGTCGTGTGCTACCGTCTCAGGTGGACCGCATTCTGGAAAAGTATACGTAG
- a CDS encoding DUF2934 domain-containing protein, producing MKPNVKKRSSSKSTLAVATKPAGIAIELPEGMWDRISQKAYELWRERGSREGYALQDWLDAEAIVMEEIHEARE from the coding sequence ATGAAACCCAATGTGAAAAAGCGCTCATCCTCGAAATCAACGCTTGCGGTTGCGACCAAGCCTGCCGGTATCGCGATCGAGTTGCCTGAAGGGATGTGGGATCGCATCTCGCAGAAGGCCTACGAGCTGTGGAGGGAACGAGGCTCGCGCGAGGGGTATGCCTTGCAAGATTGGCTGGATGCGGAAGCGATCGTCATGGAGGAAATCCATGAAGCTCGCGAATGA